The Paramisgurnus dabryanus chromosome 17, PD_genome_1.1, whole genome shotgun sequence genome includes the window aagaatgatgaggatttctggttcccagaatgctttgcatgaggatgttttttatagttttattctgtaaagataaagacttgtcagtgtttactgttcatttaactttaagcAAACTGTtgcagtaaataacataaatttaaatctaggtactggcaaacagctgcaaaattacagcaaattttattacagtaaataaaggAGAAGAAAAAATAGCTAAATAACATTCACACGTATAgcaatgcaaaataaaaaatgtgtttacaaTCAGTAAGGGTTATGCAACCTCACCCCACAGCCAAAATGCATATTTAGAACTGGTTCTCAGAACAAAACCTCTAGATTCACCGGGTGTTTATTCAAGCCTTTACCTCTCTTAGTTTCACTCTTCTTTTAATATGCAACTAAAGAATGCAAATACGAGACGAATAAAACATTTGAgaaggtttttttttcaaataactttaaaatatttcatatgGTAAAATAAATGACAGTTTAGATTGCTATATTTGTAACAGTGTTCACCCTTATAATGATAATCTCCATGAAGGATgatgtaaatataatgtaaaatatcAAATATGTAGAATTAAGAGGTATTAGACTCACTTTCCTGGATGTGCAGGTCCCGAACCAATCCTGAATGATGTGAGATAAACAGAAAGTACCTTTATAGTGTTTATAATGACTATATTCTTCTTTGAAGTATTCAGACGCAGTCCCTATAGCTCAGCTTTACTCTTGTACCCACATGTCGACACAGACTGAGAAGAGATACGCATCCACCAGCTTACTTCAGCGCAGCATTGACTCATGATGTGACCTTCTGACAGAAGAATAAAGCTTGTCGAGCCCAATTTCCTCATTCCTTCACCTGTCTTCATACCTCTGCACTCCCTCAGACGGTCAATCACTCATTCGACAGCTTTACACCATCATCTCACACCCAGATTGACTTACAGATAGCTTACAGATGATTACAGTTATTATATCATCAACTTAAATATGTTTCTATGTCATTACATAAACACAAAAttctatgtttatttttttatttttgagttcAGTAAAGAATcgtaacaattaaaaaaaaaattaccattCCAGATACTGCAGTTACTTCTTTTTCAGACGTCTGGGGAATCTGACCACCGACTGTAGATGTGTTGCTTTGACTTACCTAACCCGCTTAaagtacatattagtatctcaaagatacatattggtaccaaatgtatactgtacgatctgtacctaatggtacaaATTAGGGCCTTTTTtaaaggtactgccccagtgacagctcaactaaaggattattaggaacacctgttcaatttctcattactgcaattatctaatcaaccaatcacatggcagttgcttcaatgcatttaggggtgtagtcctggtcaagacaatctcctgaactccaaactgaatgtcagaatgggaaagaaaggtaatttaagcaattttgagcgtgtcatggttgttggtgccagacgagCCGGTCTgaatatttcacaatctgctcagttatcTGGGATtgtcatgcacaaccatttctagggtttacaaaaaatggtgtgaaaatggaaaaacattcagtatgctgcagtcctgtgggcgaaaatgccttgttgatgctagaggtcagaggagaatgggccgattgattcaagctgatagaagagcaactttgactgaaataaccactcgttaaaACCGCGGTAtacagcaaagcatttgtgaagccacaacgcgcacaaccttgaggtggaaGGGCTACAatagcagaagaccccaccgggtaccactcatcttcaCTACAAACAGGAAAAAGAGGCTATAATTTGCAccagctcaccaaaattggacagttaaagactggaaaaatgttgcctggtctgatgaatctcgatttctgttgattcattcagatggtagagtcagaatttggcataaacggaatgagaacatggatccatcatgacTTGTTCCACTGTgaaggctggtggtggtggtgtaatggtgtgggggatgtttttttggcacactttaggccccttagtgccaattgggcatcgtttaaatgccacggcctacctgagcattgtttctgaccatgtccatcactttatgaccaccatgtacccatcctctgatggctccttccagcaggataatgcaccatgtcacaaagctcgaatcatttcaaattggttaattgaacatgacaatgagttcactgtactaaaatggcccccacagtcaccagatctcaacccaatagagcatctttgggatgtggtgaaaCGGGAGCTTTGtgtcctggatgtgcatcccacaaatctccatcaactgcaagatgctttcATATCAATAtgggcagttctgaaggtgaaagagggtcaaacacagtattagtatggtgttcctaataatcctttaggtgagtgtattttgacatttattttctaacagtgtaacatttattatgaaattttataaattaaagcGTGGACAAAAATCTTTATAAACTTTAAGAAAGACAGGGGGTAGTTGTCACACAGGAAAGTGGTATAAAGTACAAAGAAGGGCCTTATTTAAGATCTTTAAGACCAGATCATGTACAAGAAGCCCAGTATGCCAAAACAAATACTGAAGtagatcattatgggatgtgcAAAACGTCACATTTCCTGTAGCACCACATGCTGTGTCCAGGCACAGCTTTCTATTTAGCCTAATCTGTGAGTGTATTTTATATTACCAGTCATTTAATCACAGGATCAAAGCACATTTTCTTCCCTTACGTAGTGCTATTTCTGGACACTCACGTGCAATGTCATGCTTTCATGCACCCCTGCATTTCATGCGCATCGGTCGCCTGGGCAACCGTGCCTGCATCCATCATCTATGCTGCAGGTCTGAGCAACTCTATGGATTTTTAAAGGGAAACACACCCCTAATAAGCACAGCTGTAACCAAACACTACAGATATCTGGGTGTGTTTCTTTTGTCTGAGGAGGAGCTCGTGACGGCATAGCACATGGGTACATTTTGCATATACGGATGGTGACTGAGTTTGCTGGGTGGGCATGTGTGCTTAACGCAAGCACGCCAGCAAATCAGATTCTCTCATCATGCCCCCCTAGGAtgaatttctctctctctctctttgtctcgCCCTTGCTTGCTCTCTTTGCCAACCAGCCCATTCCCTGTTAGAGATCCACCGATAAGCAGATAGCTGGAGATTTTTCCCCAGATGTTTTACCCATGGGTTTAATCGGTGAGATGCCAGCTCAGCTGAGCCTGGCAGACCGGGAACGGGATTGGAGAGAGGCAGGGAGGGTGGCAGAGCTGGGTCTCTCCATCATCTCCGAGAAGGGACCGCGAAAGATGCGCGACCCTGCGAGAAAGCAGAGAGGTTGGTGAACAGCCTTACTGATGCCACAGCATTCATTCCTCTTAAAACTGTAATCTTGTTGTAAGCATGGTTGGGATTAATGTTTTACACATGGCTGTACTGTATACTACCTTTGTTAATCCTAATTATACTGTGTACAATTTGATTGCACATATGCACCTCAAAATGCATGTACTACATTTAAGTAACATACTGGATATGGATGCTATGTTACTTCTATTACATGAAGTCCTTAGTAGCTAAGATATGATGCTTTACTGTTGGCATTTCTGTGACGTATTAAgaatgtgttgtgttgtgtgtgtgtgtgtgtataccaGATGGTCTTTTTAAGAGTCCTTCTTTGTTCGAGATATATGGTCATGTACAGTATGTTATATAATGGTCCCAATGCTTTTTGATGACTATTCATGTAAGCACATTCTGCTGTTTTGACAGGTgttgcatacattacattaggACTTTTATAAAGGTTActgcccagtgacagcttgggacgattttttacaattttttttctgacagtgcacaTAATTTATGGAGTACAAAAGGGGACATAAGACAGAATGTTGTTGATTGACAGCCCTTAATTTGTATGCAGAAATTTAGCCTCTTGTGTTCCATTGAAGAATAAAAACGGTGGAAGTATGAATGGTTATAaatgatttcattttttattcagattgtcatttttggattAACTCCCTAATGTCATTGTTGGTTTGCTCTTGAGTGTCAAGTTTACCTTACAGGCTCGGTGTCAGCACATAGTCTTTAGTCAGGCGCTGAACATGTTGCAACAgtaaaacaaatgttgcctttgTTGTTGTGTACAGGCCTCAGGCCGTCTTTATTAAAAGCAGAAACACAAAACTGGCAAGACAGGCctcgttttttttcttaattcaattcaattcaattcaattttatttatatagcgcttttcacaattgttaattgttgcaaagcagctttacatgagtagatgtagaggagaacacagaaaatcaatagataatataagaagtagaatatagcggctaaggttaaaccgtacaagcgagcgtattaataatgtaacgtatacagtaaagtgctaaattaagccaaagttggctgactctccctgggacgaaagaaacccctaggagaaaacccggtgggaaaaactcctagaaggacaaaaacccttgggagaaattaatatatatttatatatatatagacacggtagggataggaagcgggtaagcggattaaactggttcagctgGTGGTctttggtcgcgcatcggctgggcatcacgttgaaggacagccagtagatcagtggtgcgatgaccttcacagcaacaggaactgggtctgtttgtctcattgtccttggggtcgaggacgagacagggagacaaaaacagagttctattagcgtaggggccgttcgcatgtaatgcaagtgtcatacattatagtggtttaagtcagctcggttccaggctaactattgcggcaatagtatattacccatatgaggtatgtgagtgctttgttctagacaaaataactactgtgggaaaagtacatttactggacattttatgtgaatgctttgttaaagaagaatgtcttaagtttagatttaaattgcttgactgtgtctgatactcgaagattatttggtaaatcattccagagcttaggggccaagtaggaaaaggatctaccacctttagacacttttgatattctagggataattaagtgaccagaattttatgatcgcagtttacgtggtggattgtattctgatagtagttctttaatatacgagggtgctaggccatttaaggctttgtaggtgattaggaatattttaaattgtatgcgatatttaactggtagccagtgtaaagatgccagaattggactaatgtggtcatactttttagatcgagtaagcactcttgcggcggcgttttgaaccagctgtagcttgtttacctgatttgcatggcatcccccgagtaacaagttacaatagtctattctagaggtcgtaaaagcatggataagcttttctgcatctgatgcagacagcatatggcgtattttttatatatttctaagatggaagaatgctgtgcggcagacgttggagatatgactatcgaaagatagatttttgtcgaaaattacgcctaaattcttaaccgtggacgatggcaccaccgtgcagctatctatgggcaacttgtaatctgacatattacgtttggagcgatttggttcaataataagtatctcagtcttattggagtttagcataagaaagttatgtgccatccagtccctaatatcactaatgcagtctgttagcttagcaaactggtgggtttcgctaggatgcgacgagatgtaaagctgggtatcatccgcatagcagtgaaaacgtatgttatgtttcctgataatgtcttctagaggtaacatatataacgagaataggatagggcctagaactgatccctgaggtacgccgtatttaacgggggagtgatatgactcttcctcatacataaacaaagtgatatcgattggttagatacgatctaaaccaggctaacgcctgaccacttatgccaacatagttttctagtctattgagtaagattctgtgatctattgtgttaAAGGCTGCTGGCctataatttataatttattttttttataatttataaatttTATTAATAGGTGTTTtagaccaggggttttcaaactttatgatgGCAAGGACCACCAAATATGATGAAAGTTTTACTGGGGACCCCCTTCCTAAAAATAAgtgtacatttatatatatattatgtatcattatattttttgcataaagacaCATTAAAACATACTGTTTTTAAACTAATTTATCTTTTCCTCTAAAATTTTCTGTGGACCCCCACTGACCTTCTGGGGGGGGGggcccagtttgaaaacccctgtttTAGTATGCACTCCAGACGGGtaggtggcaatgtgaagcactgacacacaacaacacaaaGTCCGCACGCCTGGGTATAACCTTCTTCCTTGTTCTCCCAGGTCTCGTCTGGTTTGCTTTAGATGGATTGGCGCATCAACAATGTGATGGAGGAAATTAATGTGCCTCCTCGGTAATACTAGCTGTGAATATTTCATACAACTGCTGGAAAGAGTTGTGTGTTAAGTCCCAAAAACGCTGTCGGCGTGTAAACGAAAGGCACatccgataaaatatttttacgctTTCACCCTTGTGCGTTCTTGTGTAAACAGGCCCCTTAGACTATGATACTAACTTATATAGGTTAAAGGTACTTTGAAAGCCCTACTGTTGTTTGTACTTAAAAAGTCAAGTAATCATGACTAAACATTACttaaaattttgcatttttgatcCATAACTTAacaatatatgtttatttaacttattAACTTACAAAaagcacaaaatatttttttttaagtgcaattaacttaaaattatcAGTACCAAATGTTGTGAGGAATACCCATTAAGTTGGGTCGgtgttaataaaatattttagagttttacattttatagcactgatgttgttgttttttgttgtaaaactgtttttgtgaagtcaccgttcaggtaatcagtgtttgttttggtATGCATGCATCACATTCACATATTTCTCTCCATTATAATAAGGATACATGTGAACAATGTTTATTGTGGGCTTCTATAGAGAGTTAAGATTATTCATTGAATAAGTCATTAATTCCTTTCACTACACCTTACAAAGTTAAATGACAATTTAAGTTCAGTCTTTGTGAACAGCAAGTGAACTTAATTCTTTAAGTGCACTGTACAAAGTTCAGTCTATATAGCCACCAAGGTAAGTAaacttaaatattaaactttTAGAGAACCATTACTAAATTGAATTAAGTGAACGAGTTTACTCAATCAAATTAGTTCATTTAACTTATTAGGGTTTTCAGTGCCATTTTTACAACACTACGTTTTATTTCTTTACATGTCAATGAGTGTAGAACCCCACATGAAGCCCTAGGGGATCAACTTAAATGACTTCCCTTGGGTGGAGTATTAACACATGAATatgttttaaacattgacatCTTGCTTCACAGACATGACTAGGCCTCAGCCAAATCaaaatcttttataaacatgcattAGAAAAAGACCTTACGGGTGTGTTTCTTGAGATAAATCAATTGTACTGCCataaattaaaggggacatttcatgaaaatctgacttttttatgtttaagtgctataatcgggtccccagtgcttgtatcagcctaaaaaaagtgaaaaagagTAACCAagtagttttggtaaaccattctttgcaagcatgtgaaaaaaattagtaattgaaatttggatccccttgtgatgtcagaaggggataacactgccccttaatctgccctGCAGCCACAGCACTGTCATTcagtacagagatcagctcatttgcattttaaaggacacacccacaaACAGCACATTGCTGCTCGCACCTAATAGTagcgattttaacatgttataataaattatctatatggtattttgagctaaaacttcacggACATACACTAACGAttaatttgacatcttaaaaaagtctccATTTAAGACTAACtttcagttgagacagctcaaacatgtgttttaatcTATAGCCTTAAGCCCTATAACTGGTGTGAATATAGGGATTAATCTATTATCCCAGGATTAAAAATGATCCCAAGTTTAAAATGTCAAGTGTGAAAAGCTCATGAGATATCACGAGTGCCAGTGAGATTTACAAGCAGTAACATTCAATGGAAAGATATGAATAAGCACAGAAACATCTTGTGTGGTTTTTGAAAGCATTCATGTTGTAATGTCGTAGATCATCTCTCATAACCGGCCTATCTGCTTTTCAAACAAGGCGTCTACATGTTTCTGTTACAGAAACATTATAAACGTTTAGGTATTTATATTCGTAAATGTGTGGCACACATTGTAATAGCTTTGACTTTCTAGAAAAgtgcaaaatatatatttacacagtATCTTACTGTCTTTTTTAGATCCCAGCTCTGACGTAAAAGCCACAGCCCTGGAACGCAAGAGAAAATCATGTGCTCCCATCCACATCAAATCAGCACACATTATTATCAACAAAAGAAAGGCAAACACTGCAGGTCTGAAATAGTTATATATCGATTCCACTTGTAATTGTTTCCCTTTCTCAGATGCTTCCTCCACATTTACTGCTGCCATGGTTACAATATCAGTGAAGATTTAATCTTTGGTTTAAAATCTCATTTGATAAAATCCTGCTGCTCCTGTTTAACTATTTACATAAGACTGGCTAAATTGATCATATTGTGCACGTTGTGACTTTTACTATTTTACAATTTAGAGTCGGACGCACTAAAAGTGGACGAGAGACTGCAACTGGCCCGAGAACGAAGAGAGGCGTATCAAAAACAGCTGGGTATCCAATTTAGTctaaaaatgtcatttctaCACCGACTCAAAAGAagtgatgtttttttatttatttttttggtgtatATGAATTGCAGCCTTGCGTGAGCGCAGTTGGCTGGCAAGGGAGGAACGTGCCAGAAACTTCTATGAGAAACATCTTGAGGAGCGCAGAAGGAAGCTGGAGGAGCAGCGACAGAAGGAGGAGAGGAGGAGAATGGCAGTCGAGGAGAAACGCAAACAGAGGCTCAAGGAAGAACGAGTGAGTTCATATGAAAGAAAAATCACAAATGAAATCTTTCATTGATCTCATAATGGCATTTATTTCTGAtaggcaaaaaaaaaagtaagaTGAGGTCTCACACTGTTGTTGACATTTTTGTCATACTCATATCTCAACCCAACCTGATCTGAAATGCTATGAATCGTACAGACACGGCACAGGATCATGTGAACATGTTTTTTCCTTTCATGTTATAGGAGCGTTATGAGTCTGTGATGCGAAGGACGATGGAGAAAAGTCAGAAGGCCAAACAGAAACTCGGTCACTGCTCTCGACGGACCGCCAACAGTACCCAAAGCAATAAACATGGTGAATGTCTAGATCTGTAACTTTTTCTAAAGCTTCATCTTCAAGCTTGCTGCATGCtcttttcttgtcactgttctCTGTACTTTCTCCTGTCCTCCAGCTAAACGGCGTTCTCTCAGCCAATGGGAGATCGAGCTTGTCAGTCGTCTTCAGACTCCCACTATTTCCTATCTAGCCAGAAGCAGAAGTGCTGTGTGTCTGTCTCGAGACACAGGTACCACTATAAGATGTCCAAGCAATGAGGAATTTTACTTTTTCAGATATTTAACCAAGATTGGTTTGATAAATTCGTTTCTGTTGTTTTCTTCTTCTCTGGCTCATCAATTTTCATTTCTCTGCACTCATTTGTCTCCATTTATTTTCTGTGTTGTGAAACCAAATCAACCACATTTTTTTAGTTGTTCATGTTTGTCGTCGTGCAGCGTCATGCCATTCTACAAACTCCAGCAATGCACAAAAGGCCCATGTGCATTGTGGAAAAGAAGTGAAGAGGCCACGCCCAAATGTCACTATCCGCAGAACCGCCAACAGAGAGCTGGTGAGAGATTCTAACTTAATACTATATATATACCCTATATATTTAAACACCTTGAACAAAATTATAAATgcaaaacttttgtttttgcccccatttttttttcaagaccTTTTTTATCTACACAAAAAGcctatttctctcaaatattgttCACAAATTTGTCTAAATCTGTGTTAGTGAGCACGGTTAATCCATAAAGATGCTAATTAGACAGTCCGCAAACGTCTCACAACCAAAAACGCGAGAAGTGACGCGAAGGAAACAACGCAAGGTCATGCGTGCAAGACCGAAGTTCTCATGTGGAACtgggattattattaaaaatggtagCCCGCAAGAAGcatacaaattgcatgtgcgctcatttgcagcagaaagaagaagaaataaagaTTATGAAGGACGAATAGGTTGGAGAGTTTCCTCCCCGAACTTCCAGCTGTCCTGTATATTGCTCTCTCATTGGATGTAGGTCATCGAGGATGTTattttcagtcaaaacacatttcacacagcATGATTTTGAATTGCCGACAGGTCCAGATATTTAGCATGCCAACTCAGATCACGTCTTTGATaattcacactgtgtgattgtcactcgtgtgcacgagcatcgatttgcctgtgatttTGGGCATTTGTCTgcgatttctcaaaacctgtcagcgagtcaaaatcagggctacaatatttgagagaaataggCCTTTTGTGTATATAGAAAAAGTCTTAGATTGTTGAGTTCAGCTCATAAAAAATGGAGGCAAAAACAAAAATTTCGTTtataattttggtcagtgtaaATACATGCTGCTGCAAGGAAATAAGGAGAACACGTAACAAATCTAGGCAGGTGGTGCTGGGGAAGGAGGTGGGTTAGGAATAGTCCCATGGCATTGTGCATTAAGATGAACCGAGAAAAAACAACTAAATAAGTTTCATTGATAGGACGGTGCACAGAATGACTTTTATGACTGAatataatactgtatattttgtaGATAATGTAACATGGTTCATTTCTAGTTATGGCACaatgcaatgtaaaaatgctcaGATTTAGTTTGCTGCTTAAAAATTTGTAACATGTGAAAGTGTTTTGCAAAATATATGTTCATATACACTGTTACAATGGCTTTTTAGGTAGCAAAAGGTGGTTTTGAGGAAAAGAACCAGAAGACACAATCTCTAACAATAGCTGAAATCAATCCCAAACAGGACAAAAATCTACATGAGAACGCCATACTCTCAACATCAAGGTACTTTTCTGTCTGTGTGAAGAATGATGAGTAAAAGCAGTAAGACCTGATTCAGTTCACAGATTTTAAAATCTTACCGTTATTTTTTTGACCCATGCACTTCTTCCCAAGTCTGCAGATTAGATCACATCTCAGACATCCTTTACCCAAACAAGATGGTTTGCCTCCACTTTTAGAAGAAGAGGATATTGAGCAAAATGAACTTCAACAAGCTGAAGAGACAACACAATGTCTTCAAAGGAATAATACACAGGACAAACAACTCCAGCTGAATCCAGCTATGAATCTACCACCCGGTCCTCCGACTCCTAATAGTTAGTAAAGGTCTTCTGTAGAAAAGTAAAGTTCACAGTCAAGTAAAAAGTACATGAGCGTACTACAACTTTTTTTTCAAAGAGTAACATTAGAGATCCTGTAATACAAACTTTATGTAAATTGCATTGAAAAGTTGTAATAACCGTGCtttatttttgcattaataGTCTGATTAATCTGTCTGTGCACATCTGTTTATTTTCAGGACCAAGTCAGATTGGTGACGGAGAGCGAATCGGATCCCCAGCTTGGACCACAAACCCTGAGGAAGCCACACGCCTGCTGGCAGAGAAAAGGAAACAAGCGAGACTATTGAAAGAGAAGGAAGAAGAGGAACACAGAAAGAAGTTGGAGATGGAGAGGTACAGACAGACTTCCCTTGTTGGCACAGTTATGAATCTTGTCTTTTCAAACGTATCAAGCATTGCTTATTATTAAGTCTGTGTTCTGTGGCTTTAAATCGCAACCCAACTCCCAGAACAAGATCTTTAGTTACTTTAATCACAATGTAGTTTGTTTTtatctgacacacacacaaacttttAGGACATTTTTGAGAGTCGTTGAGATATCTGATTGTTCTTGAGTGAGTCTGTGTGATTCAACCCAATAGGAGGAACAGAGAGGAACTGACCCGGCGAAGAGCTGAAGAGCGAGCAAGGCaaggtgctgaagccttcagatTGAAGGAGGAACTGAGGATCAGAGAAGAGAAAAGACTTCAGGCTGAGCAGGAGAACGCTCGCAGACAGATGGAAGAGGAAAACAGGCTTCAGCAACAAGTATTTAAATAGCATTCCATTTTTCTAGTTTAGGGAGACCGGGTATAGTTGTAACACGGGGAGAGTTGTAACACTACCAATTCCAGGAATCAGGGATAAGATAGGAGTCATGTGACAGTTTCAGTTTTCTCAGACTTCCTTTATGATCCTACATGGAGGTGTTGCCATCTGTATTGCCATCTCTCCTAAAGCTACAGCAGAAAATCTAATTCTGAGttaagaaagtaaaaaaaactaacaagataatatttttttagcacTTCCACTGTTGTAGATAATGTTGTATGCGTTGTATCAAGTCAAACTTCAGTTTCTCTAGTAAAGAATGGTGTATCAACCTTCTGCTAATTTCAAAGCACCATGCTAATACAGCTAGCTAAACAATGGGTGACAGTGATGGGGTAGGTTGTAACACGTGTTTGGAAACCATACCCTTACATacaaataagaatttttttatgattttcacaccATGTGAAAAGCCAAAACAAGAAGGTAAAAATAAACTGCCGGGAAAAGAGTGAAGGCTGATAACTCCTCTTCAGATGAGGAAGATTTCTGGGTCGTCTGCATGGAACTATTTACAAATTCAAGACAATTCATGCACAAACACATACAATATACACATACACTCCCCATATTCACACATATTTTATTGTTGCAgctattcatttaaaataaaactgttGTTGTGGCATAACACTTGAAGTACCCTTAGTTTTTGGGCATTTTGTCTAcctgttacaacttaccccagtATGTGTTACAATCTACCCCAGTAGTGGGGTAGGTTGTAACAAAGGACCATCTTGTATTTGTTGTCATCTTAAAAAGTCTGTGACATAGTTGTAGAAATTTAAACTGTTTCTATTTGTAGTAGACAAATGTGGGTACATTGTCTAAAAGTTTCAGACATGTAGCTAAAATTAAAAGGTAGTTTTGGTGCTGGAGAAAAAAAGTGTTACAATCATACCCGGTCTCCCTTATTGTTAATGTAAATTCTTCAGATTCtctctcattttttt containing:
- the map7a gene encoding uncharacterized protein map7a isoform X2 encodes the protein MGLIGEMPAQLSLADRERDWREAGRVAELGLSIISEKGPRKMRDPARKQRDPSSDVKATALERKRKSCAPIHIKSAHIIINKRKANTAESDALKVDERLQLARERREAYQKQLALRERSWLAREERARNFYEKHLEERRRKLEEQRQKEERRRMAVEEKRKQRLKEERERYESVMRRTMEKSQKAKQKLGHCSRRTANSTQTKRRSLSQWEIELVSRLQTPTISYLARSRSAVCLSRDTVVHVCRRAASCHSTNSSNAQKAHVHCGKEVKRPRPNVTIRRTANRELVAKGGFEEKNQKTQSLTIAEINPKQDKNLHENAILSTSSLQIRSHLRHPLPKQDGLPPLLEEEDIEQNELQQAEETTQCLQRNNTQDKQLQLNPAMNLPPGPPTPNRPSQIGDGERIGSPAWTTNPEEATRLLAEKRKQARLLKEKEEEEHRKKLEMERRNREELTRRRAEERARQGAEAFRLKEELRIREEKRLQAEQENARRQMEEENRLQQQREEEARQRAQAEQQRQEREIRFQREEVERQERKKRLEEIMKRTRKTESEDKRPASVNDTLSSENLKPVVRIPGPGKTPKLEMRDAEDMLPTVAFKERRSFCPLAGLEKMQAHQQTEVI